CAAGTGTTGTCGCTTTCGAACGTAGAAATCTCGGACTCTGCTGATTTCCCGCCGTGCACGATTGTTATGCGATATTTTTTGTCATGTGGTAGCCAGAGATCGATAAATCCGTTCGATTGGGATTTCATTGTTTGGTCCAATATCACGTTGCCTTCCATATCTTCGATGTTTACGCTAAACTCTTGTTTCACCATTTCTCCTTGACAGCCAGTCAAGCTATGGGTTGCACAAGGGTGGGTTCCCTCGATATACGGCGCAATGGAAACAAAAAACTCGTTCTCAGGTAAGTCATAGGTTAACGGGTCTACTTCGCCCCCGGTCACGATGAGTTGCTTCGAAGTGATTGAGGCGGACAGGTTTTCTATGTTTCCTACACTGTATTCCTGTACCAATTGCTTAATCTCTTGCGCATCAATTTTGATAGGCTCTTTTTTTTCGACGCTACCTGTTAAGAAATACGCCCCTACCGCAACAACAACCACTCCTGTAGCCACCACTATTTTTTTTCTCAACTGGACTTCATCTCCTTGTCTCTTTTAACATGTTATTTTCTATCTCCGCGTATCTCTCATTCTCTGTCATTAGTATAACTATTATAACCTTGCCAGCACAACATTGAGGGCTGGGCGAAACTGTGAAAAATATGCAAAAAAGGAATAGAAACATAAAAAAGACGATATCCAGAAAGTCGAAAGACTTCGTGGTACCGCCTTTTCCATATAAAACGTAAATTTAATATCATGAATTACCCGTTACAAGGTAGAATATTTAATGATATTTGTTATACGTTCATAATTCAAACAAATAGATGGATAGTTATTTTCCAAACGGAATCGGTAAAGATTTAATATCCTAACCTGTTCTTCACTTAAGCTCTCTGCATCCCAGTACATATGCATTAGGCAATATTCAAAAATCTCTTTTAGTTTAAAAAACAAAGGTAGTTTTTCGATCATGTCTAGCGGTAGACTATGTTCTTCTAAATAACCCGCAAACAAGGATTCAGCAATAGATTGAGCATAGTCATTTATATTACCCTTCCCGGCGAACGAAAATTCAAGAGCCGAATATATCGGAACTACTAAATCATAAAGATAATAATGTCGTTCACAATCTTGAAAATCTATAATAGTGATATTTGACTGATTTGCCACTAACACATTCTCTAACCATATATCCCCGTGCAACAAACCATATGTATTGCTATTTCTAGGTAATTGTTGAACCTCAGCTAATACTGCCTCAGCTAACTCTCTAATTATAGTTTCCTCAGCAGGGATATACTTCAAAAAATAATACTCTTCATTTTCATTCCACTCTTTAATATATTCCAATTCGGTTTGACTCTCATACCGTGCAGTGATGCGATGCATTTTACCGATTTCCCGACCTAAATCCTTGAATATTTCACTATTCCAACTAGAACGAGGCAAATGAATTCCTTTGGCAGCTTTAAATAGAACAATACATTTTTCTTGAGGGAAATTTCCTGTTTCGACTAAATTACCTTCTATAGAAGGAACTACTGAAGGAACTCCGACTCCATGTTTACTTAAAAAGTTTATCCATTTTAATTCTTCCTGTTGTTCTTCATATGACTTATAACCAGTTATTCGAACAAAATATTCATTCTCATTATCGTTACAACGAAACATTTCATTGGTGATTTCCTCTATTTCATTAATTACAATAGGGTATTTCGCACTAATCTCTTTTAATATTATTTCTTTCATCTCAATAAGCATAATTTCTCCTTCTGAAGTCGATAGTATTTTATTAACTATTCTTCATACAAAAGGATTTACCTTTTTCAACAACTTATCCGTTGAGCTTAATTTACGTTTCTTTCCACTATGTTCGATTTGGAAATTTTTATTTTTATCATAATCGATAAGAAAGCAAGCAGTGAAAACATAATTCTGATCCAGATGAGTTGATGTATTCCCGAGTGAGAAATAAACCAACCTCCGATAGAAGTTCCTATAGTAATTCCAAGATTGGAAAATGAGATAAACAAGCTGTTTCCGAATTTACATATACAGAATTATAGATATATTAACACAAAAAAAGTACCTCCTCCCCGTTTATAGTTTCTTTTGGATATACTCGGAAAATTCCTGAAGGGTCTCTTCGTTCCGACGATAGTATGTCCACTTTCCAATTCGCTCTGATTCCAACAAACCAGCTTTTTGCATAGTGAACAAATAGCTGGAGATAACAGACTGTGCAAGTCCTGCTTTAGCCTGAATATCTCCCACGCATACGCCAATTCGAAAATTGAGGCCTTGTTGTAAATAAGGCTGTTCATCAAAGAACTCCTCTGGATTCTTTAACCATTGCATAATTTGACTACGAGTCTCGTTAGACAAAGCTTTATAAATCAATGTAGGTTCCATATAGATCATTATATCTACTTTTATAGATTTATAAATATCAAAGAGTATTTTCGTTATATTCCGTTATTCCGCGAATAGTTGTGCAAACGGATTTTCGACTTTATGTTCGTTGCTAATTTTACCTACGTTATTCAGCACATAATATTGATAGAAATGGTTTGAGAAACTCAATGATTCCGATGCTTTATCCATAAATGGATCAGCCACCTGATCACTTAATTGGTCCCCTGTCCAAAAATAATGCAGCATGAGACGATTCTGGTTATACGGATGTTTGATAATGTAGGCTCCGGATTGATTAGACTTATTCATGATATCCCGCCATTTAAACCCGACTGTATCAGCACGCTTGATGATTCCGGACTTCAAGGCTTGTA
The nucleotide sequence above comes from Paenibacillus sp. IHBB 10380. Encoded proteins:
- a CDS encoding CueP family metal-binding protein; protein product: MRKKIVVATGVVVVAVGAYFLTGSVEKKEPIKIDAQEIKQLVQEYSVGNIENLSASITSKQLIVTGGEVDPLTYDLPENEFFVSIAPYIEGTHPCATHSLTGCQGEMVKQEFSVNIEDMEGNVILDQTMKSQSNGFIDLWLPHDKKYRITIVHGGKSAESEISTFESDNTCITTMQLLGGKSA
- a CDS encoding phosphotransferase enzyme family protein translates to MLIEMKEIILKEISAKYPIVINEIEEITNEMFRCNDNENEYFVRITGYKSYEEQQEELKWINFLSKHGVGVPSVVPSIEGNLVETGNFPQEKCIVLFKAAKGIHLPRSSWNSEIFKDLGREIGKMHRITARYESQTELEYIKEWNENEEYYFLKYIPAEETIIRELAEAVLAEVQQLPRNSNTYGLLHGDIWLENVLVANQSNITIIDFQDCERHYYLYDLVVPIYSALEFSFAGKGNINDYAQSIAESLFAGYLEEHSLPLDMIEKLPLFFKLKEIFEYCLMHMYWDAESLSEEQVRILNLYRFRLENNYPSICLNYERITNIIKYSTL
- a CDS encoding ArsR/SmtB family transcription factor; translation: MEPTLIYKALSNETRSQIMQWLKNPEEFFDEQPYLQQGLNFRIGVCVGDIQAKAGLAQSVISSYLFTMQKAGLLESERIGKWTYYRRNEETLQEFSEYIQKKL